The following coding sequences are from one Streptomyces angustmyceticus window:
- a CDS encoding RNA polymerase sigma factor SigF, with product MITIVSETTTEQGYADTDSVLPEVTQPQKVAPRDAKELSKQFFERLQVLEEGTHEYQYARNTLIEMNMSMVRYVARRYRNRGDDMEDVIQVGTIGLIKAIDRFELSREVEFSTFAVPYILGEIKRFFRDTGWAVHVPRRLQELRSDLAKAKEHLAASLDRDPTVRELAAHLNLSEEEVIEGIVAANGYTAGSLDTPADPDPSEQRRTLVDVLGENDPALEAVEDLHVLAPLLDTLDARERRLIELRFGQEMTQSQIGAELGVSQMHVSRLLTRTLSKLRAGMLTDR from the coding sequence ATGATCACCATCGTGAGCGAGACCACGACCGAGCAGGGGTACGCCGACACGGACTCCGTACTGCCGGAGGTGACGCAGCCGCAGAAGGTGGCCCCGCGCGACGCGAAGGAGCTGTCGAAGCAGTTCTTCGAGCGGCTCCAGGTCCTCGAAGAGGGCACGCACGAGTACCAGTACGCGCGCAACACCCTCATCGAGATGAACATGTCGATGGTGCGCTATGTCGCCCGCCGCTACCGCAACCGCGGCGACGACATGGAAGACGTCATCCAGGTGGGCACGATCGGTCTGATCAAGGCCATCGACCGGTTCGAGCTCTCGCGCGAGGTGGAGTTCTCCACCTTCGCCGTCCCGTACATCCTGGGGGAGATCAAGCGGTTCTTCCGTGACACCGGCTGGGCCGTCCATGTGCCCCGCCGCCTCCAGGAGCTGCGCAGCGACCTGGCCAAGGCCAAGGAGCACCTCGCCGCCTCCCTCGACCGCGACCCCACCGTCCGGGAACTGGCCGCGCACCTGAACCTGTCGGAGGAGGAGGTCATCGAGGGCATCGTCGCCGCCAACGGCTACACCGCCGGCTCGCTGGACACCCCCGCCGACCCGGACCCCTCGGAGCAGCGGCGCACCCTCGTCGACGTCCTGGGCGAGAACGACCCGGCGCTGGAGGCCGTCGAGGACCTGCATGTGCTGGCTCCGCTGCTGGACACGCTCGACGCGCGCGAACGCCGCCTGATCGAGCTGCGGTTCGGCCAGGAGATGACCCAGTCGCAGATCGGTGCCGAACTCGGCGTCTCCCAGATGCACGTCTCCCGGCTGCTGACCCGCACGCTGTCCAAGCTCCGGGCCGGCATGCTCACCGACCGCTGA
- a CDS encoding CsbD family protein, which produces MSASEKAKAVAEQAGGKVKKEAGRAVGNESAAAEGAAKESKGDLRGAKEKAKDAFKH; this is translated from the coding sequence ATGAGTGCCAGCGAAAAGGCCAAGGCCGTCGCCGAGCAGGCCGGCGGAAAGGTCAAGAAGGAAGCGGGCCGCGCGGTCGGAAACGAGAGCGCCGCCGCCGAAGGTGCCGCAAAGGAGTCCAAGGGAGATCTCCGCGGTGCCAAGGAGAAGGCCAAGGACGCTTTCAAGCACTGA
- a CDS encoding SigB/SigF/SigG family RNA polymerase sigma factor, producing the protein MNAVFEDVSDAKLQGAHDGLSPRAGESSTTLPRIEDAGSVAPHDAKALSPLFFERLGELDEGTAEYQYARNTLIEMNLSLVRYVASRYRSHGDQMEDIVQVGTIGLIKAIDRFDRSRRTEFAAFAIPHILGEIKRFFRDTSWAVHVPRRLQELRADLALATEQLSMLLDRQPTVKELAEHMQLTEEEVIEGLVAANGYSAVSLNVTCDSDAAPGDGPTFADVLAAADPATERVEDRCTLASLLKLLSDRDRLIIQLRFGQELTQAQIGAVLGVSQMHVSRLLARIITQLRNGMLSQK; encoded by the coding sequence ATGAACGCGGTTTTCGAGGACGTATCGGACGCAAAACTGCAAGGGGCTCACGACGGGCTGTCACCGCGCGCCGGAGAATCTTCCACCACGCTTCCTCGGATCGAGGATGCCGGGAGCGTCGCTCCCCATGACGCCAAGGCCCTGTCGCCGCTGTTCTTCGAGCGGCTCGGGGAACTCGACGAAGGCACCGCCGAGTATCAGTACGCGCGCAACACGCTCATCGAGATGAACCTGTCCCTGGTGCGCTACGTGGCCTCCCGGTACCGAAGCCACGGTGACCAGATGGAGGACATCGTCCAGGTGGGCACGATCGGTCTGATCAAGGCCATCGACCGGTTCGACCGATCCCGCCGGACGGAGTTCGCCGCCTTCGCCATCCCCCACATCCTGGGGGAGATCAAGCGGTTCTTCCGCGACACCAGCTGGGCGGTCCACGTCCCCCGTCGACTGCAGGAACTCCGCGCCGACCTGGCCCTGGCCACGGAACAGCTGTCCATGCTGCTGGACCGCCAGCCCACCGTCAAAGAGCTCGCCGAGCACATGCAGCTCACCGAGGAGGAGGTCATCGAGGGCCTCGTGGCCGCCAACGGCTACTCGGCCGTCTCCTTGAACGTGACGTGCGACAGCGACGCGGCGCCGGGCGACGGGCCGACCTTCGCCGACGTCCTCGCCGCCGCCGACCCCGCCACCGAGCGCGTCGAGGACCGGTGCACCCTGGCCTCGCTGCTGAAGCTGCTCAGCGACCGCGACCGCCTCATCATCCAGCTGCGCTTCGGCCAGGAGCTGACCCAGGCGCAGATCGGGGCGGTGCTCGGGGTGTCCCAGATGCATGTCTCACGCCTGCTCGCCCGCATCATCACGCAACTGCGCAACGGCATGCTCAGCCAGAAGTGA
- a CDS encoding STAS domain-containing protein, with amino-acid sequence MVTHAVEDEVFVVRVSGSLDHDSAPLLEEACALAKDSGAPRTVIDLSLADFADSTVLHVLLAAQRDHHRQDRKLIVAGPFHEVVRRLFEVTGTAGYFTLADNVPRALEG; translated from the coding sequence GTGGTGACTCACGCTGTCGAGGACGAGGTCTTCGTCGTCCGTGTCAGCGGGTCCCTCGATCACGACAGCGCGCCTCTCCTGGAAGAGGCCTGCGCGCTGGCGAAGGACTCCGGCGCTCCGCGTACCGTCATCGACCTGTCGCTCGCCGACTTCGCCGACTCCACCGTGCTGCATGTACTGCTCGCCGCCCAGCGGGACCACCACCGGCAGGACCGCAAGCTGATCGTCGCCGGGCCGTTCCACGAGGTCGTCCGCCGGCTCTTCGAAGTCACCGGCACCGCCGGATACTTCACGCTCGCCGACAACGTGCCGCGCGCCCTGGAGGGCTGA
- a CDS encoding ferritin-like domain-containing protein, with translation MAEFLTDLKTLRERARREMDKGPITEAYGADVTRVLQVLNEALATEIVCTLRYKRHYYTASGLYSEPVAAEFLEHAAEEQQHADKLAQRIVQLGGKPDFNPDTLTSRAHAEYDASPDLIDMIKEDLVAERVAIASYTEIAKWLGDGDPTTRRVFEELLAQEEEHADDLRGLLERIPHEKKRG, from the coding sequence GTGGCTGAATTTCTCACCGACCTCAAAACGCTCCGCGAGCGCGCACGCCGCGAGATGGACAAGGGGCCGATCACCGAGGCGTACGGGGCCGATGTGACCCGCGTCCTGCAGGTGCTCAACGAGGCGCTGGCCACGGAAATCGTGTGCACCCTGCGGTACAAGCGGCACTACTACACCGCCTCCGGTCTCTATTCGGAACCGGTCGCCGCGGAGTTCCTGGAGCACGCCGCGGAGGAGCAGCAGCACGCCGACAAACTGGCGCAGCGCATCGTCCAGCTCGGCGGCAAGCCCGACTTCAACCCGGACACGCTCACCTCGCGTGCGCACGCCGAATACGACGCCAGCCCCGATCTCATCGACATGATCAAGGAAGATCTGGTCGCCGAACGCGTGGCCATCGCCTCGTACACCGAGATCGCCAAGTGGCTGGGCGACGGCGATCCGACCACCCGGCGCGTCTTCGAGGAACTCCTGGCGCAGGAGGAGGAACACGCGGACGACCTGCGAGGACTGCTGGAACGCATTCCGCACGAGAAGAAGCGCGGTTGA
- a CDS encoding glycoside hydrolase family 15 protein codes for MTDHRTAEAASVPGGASGTAGGDYLPIAEHGLIGDLRTAALVGTDGRINWFCAPRFDSPSIFGSLLDARDGGHWHLGPVGEVAKRQQYYFPDTNILMTRMLTGDGIVEIQDFMPLRAEGDQGHRQRLVRRVVAVRGSARMRTVVAPRMNYGRDPHKAESQPHGVRFTSEALDVSLQASVTLHTEDQDAVGEFDLAEGQSALFVLESTAPTHAEPAVDLVDAQAAEELFRSTVRFWRQWLSRSTYTGRWREMVHRSALTLKLLTHEPTGAIVAAPTLGLPEQVGGERNWDYRYVWIRDAAFSLHALLRLGFTREAEAFIGWLTRCLRGARDDGQVPLRVLYSIDGDAELPEQLLDHWEGYRGSAPVRVGNGAAGQLQLDIYGELFDAVYLFNKHGDGISHESWTDLCSLLDWLLEHWDGPDAGIWETRAGRQRHTYSRVMCWVAVERMIRMARQRGLPGDLGRWTAERDKIYHQIMEQGWSEKDQTFVQRLSGDPEQPPESILDASLLVLPMVKFLSPKDPRFRSTVRAIGEGLVTDSLVFRYDPKVSPDGLDGTEGTFSICSFWWVEALARTGRTDEARVALEKMFTYANHLGLYAEQIGMTGEHLGNFPQAFTHLALISAATGLDGFLG; via the coding sequence ATGACAGACCACCGCACGGCGGAAGCGGCTTCCGTCCCGGGAGGAGCGAGCGGCACGGCGGGCGGGGACTACCTCCCCATCGCCGAACACGGCCTGATCGGCGACCTGCGCACGGCCGCGCTGGTCGGGACCGACGGCCGGATCAACTGGTTCTGCGCCCCGCGCTTCGACTCGCCCAGCATCTTCGGCTCGCTGCTCGACGCCCGCGACGGCGGACACTGGCACCTCGGCCCCGTGGGCGAGGTCGCCAAACGGCAGCAGTACTACTTCCCCGACACCAACATCCTGATGACGCGGATGCTGACCGGCGACGGCATCGTCGAGATCCAGGACTTCATGCCCCTGCGGGCGGAGGGGGACCAGGGCCACCGGCAGCGTCTGGTGCGCCGGGTGGTCGCCGTCCGGGGAAGCGCCCGCATGCGTACGGTCGTCGCGCCGCGGATGAACTACGGCCGCGACCCGCACAAGGCCGAATCCCAGCCGCACGGTGTGCGCTTCACGAGCGAGGCGCTGGACGTCTCGCTCCAGGCGAGCGTGACCCTGCACACCGAGGACCAGGACGCGGTCGGTGAATTCGACCTGGCGGAAGGCCAGTCGGCGCTCTTCGTCCTGGAGTCCACCGCGCCCACCCACGCCGAGCCGGCCGTCGACCTGGTCGACGCGCAGGCCGCCGAGGAGCTGTTCCGCTCCACCGTACGGTTCTGGCGCCAGTGGCTGAGCCGGTCCACCTACACCGGCCGCTGGCGCGAGATGGTGCACCGCTCCGCGCTGACCCTCAAACTCCTCACCCACGAGCCCACCGGCGCCATCGTCGCCGCACCGACCCTCGGGCTCCCCGAACAGGTCGGCGGCGAACGGAACTGGGACTACCGCTACGTCTGGATACGTGACGCCGCCTTCTCCCTCCACGCCCTGCTGCGCCTGGGCTTCACCCGCGAGGCCGAGGCATTCATCGGCTGGCTGACCCGCTGCCTGCGCGGAGCCCGCGACGACGGCCAGGTGCCGCTGCGCGTGCTGTACTCCATCGACGGCGACGCGGAGCTGCCCGAGCAGCTCCTCGACCACTGGGAGGGCTACCGGGGCTCGGCCCCCGTCCGGGTGGGGAACGGCGCCGCCGGCCAGCTCCAGCTGGACATCTACGGTGAACTGTTCGACGCCGTCTACCTGTTCAACAAGCACGGCGACGGCATCTCGCACGAGAGCTGGACGGACCTGTGCTCCCTCCTCGACTGGCTCCTGGAGCACTGGGACGGCCCCGACGCGGGCATCTGGGAGACCCGGGCCGGCCGGCAGCGCCACACCTATTCGCGGGTGATGTGCTGGGTGGCGGTGGAGCGCATGATCAGAATGGCCCGGCAGCGCGGCCTGCCGGGTGATCTGGGGCGCTGGACGGCGGAACGCGACAAGATCTACCACCAGATCATGGAGCAGGGCTGGAGCGAGAAGGACCAGACCTTTGTCCAGCGCCTCAGCGGCGACCCGGAGCAGCCGCCGGAGAGCATTCTGGACGCCTCGCTCCTGGTGCTGCCGATGGTGAAGTTCCTGTCGCCCAAGGACCCGCGATTCCGCTCCACCGTGCGGGCGATCGGCGAAGGTCTCGTCACGGACAGCCTGGTGTTCCGCTACGACCCGAAGGTGTCTCCCGACGGTCTGGACGGTACCGAGGGGACCTTCTCGATCTGCTCGTTCTGGTGGGTCGAGGCACTCGCGCGCACCGGGCGGACCGACGAGGCCAGGGTGGCCTTGGAGAAGATGTTCACCTACGCCAACCATCTCGGCCTGTATGCCGAGCAGATAGGGATGACGGGCGAGCATCTGGGGAATTTCCCGCAGGCATTCACCCACCTCGCACTGATCAGCGCGGCCACCGGCCTGGACGGTTTCCTGGGCTGA
- a CDS encoding DUF6458 family protein, with protein MGIGGCIGLIAVGAILTFAVDWHLSSVNLDLVGLIMMAVGVIGLAAYVSILKRRRVQPPSPGAPVVDVEETRTYR; from the coding sequence ATGGGCATCGGCGGATGCATCGGTCTGATCGCAGTGGGTGCCATTCTGACGTTCGCCGTGGACTGGCACCTGTCCAGCGTCAACCTCGACCTGGTCGGGCTCATCATGATGGCCGTGGGCGTGATCGGCCTGGCGGCCTATGTGAGCATCCTCAAGCGGCGCCGCGTCCAGCCGCCGTCTCCCGGGGCTCCGGTGGTCGACGTCGAGGAGACGCGTACCTACCGGTGA
- a CDS encoding STAS domain-containing protein: MTAHPPGDGLTVTTPDRRTAHLHLSGELDHTTAEELLAAALQQIAAQPHLRDLHLDCAHVRACDPMGLSLLLALHRRTSAAGIHLHLDARPPAMDRLLTVTGTLTHLTSPPGEQGTVPAG; this comes from the coding sequence ATGACCGCTCACCCGCCCGGCGACGGCCTCACCGTCACCACCCCGGACCGCCGCACCGCGCACCTCCACCTCTCCGGGGAGCTCGACCACACCACCGCGGAGGAGTTGCTCGCCGCCGCCCTCCAGCAGATCGCCGCCCAGCCGCACCTGCGCGACCTCCACCTCGACTGCGCGCACGTCCGGGCCTGCGACCCGATGGGCCTCTCCCTCCTGCTGGCCCTGCACCGCCGCACCAGTGCCGCCGGCATCCACCTCCACCTCGACGCCCGCCCACCCGCCATGGACCGCCTCCTGACCGTCACCGGCACCCTCACGCACCTCACCTCCCCGCCGGGGGAGCAGGGCACCGTCCCGGCGGGCTGA
- a CDS encoding cobalamin B12-binding domain-containing protein, whose product MTPSPAAPLSPAHRLTSYVDALWDAVVSVDEYAAVRQALDAVDAGIPPEQVLLDVIAPVQHRVGEHWAANRMTVAQEHAATAINDRVVAALAHHRPAEESARRGRITVACVDGEWHALPARLLAEVLRLRGWQVDFLGAQVPAPHLIAHLHRTGPQAVALSSSIATRLPTAHAAITACQAVGVPVLVGGAAFGPDGRYARLLGADAWAPDARTAADFLAEGMPATTPPALGHQPVDDLPHLSDQEYSLVARTGPQLVKETLVRLEERFPAMRDYSVQQRQHTAEDLAHITEFLATALYTDDDELFSGFLVWTGSILTTRGVPAHSLYPALDALGEQLKDFPRARRILAHARRALDHGPDSGSSA is encoded by the coding sequence ATGACGCCCTCGCCCGCCGCGCCGTTGTCCCCGGCGCACCGCCTGACCTCCTACGTCGACGCCCTGTGGGACGCCGTCGTGTCCGTGGACGAGTACGCGGCCGTGCGCCAGGCGCTCGACGCGGTCGATGCCGGCATCCCGCCGGAGCAGGTGCTGCTCGACGTCATCGCCCCCGTCCAGCACCGGGTCGGCGAGCACTGGGCGGCGAACCGGATGACCGTGGCGCAGGAGCACGCCGCGACGGCCATCAACGACCGGGTCGTCGCGGCCCTCGCCCACCACCGGCCGGCCGAGGAGTCCGCGCGGCGCGGGCGGATCACGGTGGCCTGCGTCGACGGCGAGTGGCATGCGCTGCCCGCGCGTCTCCTCGCCGAGGTGCTGCGGCTGCGCGGCTGGCAGGTCGACTTCCTCGGCGCGCAGGTCCCCGCCCCGCACCTGATCGCCCATCTGCACCGGACCGGGCCGCAGGCGGTCGCCCTGTCCAGCTCGATCGCCACCCGGCTGCCCACCGCCCACGCGGCGATCACCGCCTGCCAGGCCGTGGGAGTCCCCGTCCTGGTCGGCGGCGCCGCGTTCGGGCCCGACGGCCGCTACGCCCGCCTCCTCGGCGCCGACGCCTGGGCCCCCGACGCCCGCACCGCCGCCGACTTCCTCGCCGAGGGGATGCCGGCCACCACGCCCCCGGCACTCGGCCACCAGCCGGTCGACGACCTGCCGCACCTGTCCGACCAGGAGTACTCCCTGGTGGCACGGACCGGGCCCCAGTTGGTCAAGGAGACCCTGGTGCGGCTGGAAGAGCGCTTCCCCGCGATGCGCGACTACTCCGTCCAGCAGCGGCAGCACACCGCGGAAGACCTCGCGCACATCACCGAGTTCCTCGCCACCGCCCTCTACACCGATGACGACGAGCTGTTCAGCGGATTCCTGGTGTGGACCGGTTCGATCCTCACCACCCGCGGGGTCCCCGCCCACTCCCTGTACCCGGCGCTGGACGCCCTCGGCGAACAGCTCAAGGACTTCCCACGCGCCCGGCGCATCCTGGCCCACGCCCGCCGGGCCCTCGACCACGGCCCCGACTCCGGATCCTCCGCATGA
- a CDS encoding PP2C family protein-serine/threonine phosphatase — MVKSSDTPPSTAPFPGIDAAWRSAPHPVLVTGPSGVVRAVNDAAALLFPGAAPGAALDDVLPRWLAEAHRRFTDPLRPGDAGPARGPAGDRSIEARPSRTEHGDVVWWLVDDTARRSAEDALRAERERTAFLAQASTELLASLNADRCTEVTARLAAQHLADAAVVIAPPSGRRLSVSFCGPDGEVVREKVLADPASVPGLAEALQGFPPVPSRWIDPAAVPEWVRPSSLGAIGSVAVTPLPGHGVAAGALILLRRSDQAAFHEREETFARLFAARAGAAMSAARLYAEQATITRTLMRDLLPPRLQQVSGVEFAGGYRASNDTDRVGGDFYDVHAGAGPEEESLVVLGDVCGKGLEAAVQTGKIRNTLHALLPLATDHQRVLHLLNGALLDSHHTRFATLVLASVARRGNTVRLRVTSAGHPAPLVVRADGRVEEADTRGSLVGALPEVTSRTAAFDLAPGESCLLFTDGITEASGGPLGDELFGDERLRSALSECAGMPAEAVVERIRMLAAQWVGNGRHDDMAVVAITAPRHAHPGAVDGATRGRCAS; from the coding sequence ATGGTGAAAAGTTCCGACACGCCCCCTTCGACCGCGCCGTTCCCCGGCATCGATGCCGCGTGGCGCTCCGCACCCCACCCCGTCCTGGTCACCGGCCCGTCCGGCGTCGTGCGCGCCGTCAACGACGCCGCCGCGCTGCTGTTCCCGGGCGCCGCGCCCGGCGCCGCGCTCGACGACGTCCTGCCCCGCTGGCTCGCCGAGGCTCACCGGCGCTTCACCGACCCGCTGCGGCCCGGCGACGCCGGGCCCGCCCGCGGACCCGCCGGCGACCGCAGCATCGAGGCCCGGCCGAGCCGCACGGAGCACGGCGACGTGGTGTGGTGGCTGGTCGACGACACCGCCCGCCGCTCGGCCGAGGACGCCCTGCGGGCGGAGCGCGAGCGCACCGCGTTTCTCGCCCAGGCGTCGACGGAACTCCTCGCCTCCCTGAACGCCGACCGGTGCACGGAGGTCACCGCCCGGCTCGCTGCCCAGCATCTGGCCGACGCGGCCGTCGTGATCGCGCCGCCCTCCGGACGGCGGCTGTCCGTGAGCTTCTGCGGGCCGGACGGGGAGGTGGTGCGCGAGAAGGTCCTCGCGGATCCCGCCTCCGTGCCGGGGCTGGCCGAAGCCCTGCAGGGGTTTCCGCCCGTCCCGTCGCGCTGGATAGATCCCGCGGCGGTGCCGGAGTGGGTGCGGCCGTCCTCGCTCGGCGCCATCGGCTCGGTCGCCGTCACCCCGCTCCCCGGCCACGGCGTGGCGGCCGGCGCGCTGATCCTGCTGCGGCGCTCCGACCAGGCCGCGTTCCACGAGCGCGAGGAGACCTTCGCCCGGCTGTTCGCCGCGCGCGCCGGCGCGGCGATGTCCGCCGCGCGGCTGTACGCGGAACAGGCCACGATCACCCGCACGCTGATGCGCGACCTGCTGCCGCCCCGGCTGCAGCAGGTGAGCGGGGTGGAGTTCGCCGGCGGCTACCGGGCCTCGAACGACACCGACCGCGTGGGGGGCGACTTCTACGACGTGCACGCCGGCGCCGGACCCGAGGAGGAGTCGCTGGTCGTCCTCGGGGACGTGTGCGGCAAGGGCCTGGAGGCCGCCGTACAGACCGGGAAGATCCGCAACACGCTGCACGCCCTGCTGCCGCTGGCCACCGATCACCAGCGGGTGCTGCACCTCCTCAACGGCGCGCTGCTCGACTCCCACCACACCCGCTTCGCGACCCTGGTCCTCGCCTCGGTGGCCCGGCGCGGCAACACCGTCCGCCTGCGGGTGACCAGCGCAGGGCACCCCGCCCCGCTCGTCGTCCGGGCGGACGGCCGGGTGGAGGAGGCCGACACCCGCGGGTCCCTCGTCGGCGCGCTGCCGGAGGTGACGTCCCGGACCGCCGCCTTCGACCTCGCTCCCGGGGAGTCGTGCCTGCTGTTCACCGACGGGATCACCGAAGCCTCCGGCGGGCCCCTGGGCGACGAACTCTTCGGAGACGAACGGCTGCGGTCGGCGCTGAGCGAGTGCGCGGGGATGCCGGCCGAGGCCGTCGTGGAGCGGATCCGGATGCTCGCCGCCCAGTGGGTGGGCAACGGGCGGCACGACGACATGGCCGTGGTCGCCATCACCGCACCCCGCCATGCGCACCCCGGCGCGGTGGACGGCGCCACCCGGGGCAGGTGTGCGTCATGA
- a CDS encoding ATP-binding protein, whose protein sequence is MRGVPARAAEARNFVHDLLHRTASPVDDLALVDALLVTTELVTNAQRHAGGLTGFTARIVDGYLELAVEDGSEHCPTAPAPRRPGTTGGYGWPLIQRLARTVDIALTATGKTIRVTLPL, encoded by the coding sequence ATGCGGGGAGTACCTGCCAGAGCGGCCGAAGCGCGCAACTTCGTGCACGACCTGCTGCACAGGACAGCGAGCCCGGTCGACGACCTGGCCCTTGTCGACGCCCTCCTGGTGACCACCGAGCTGGTCACCAATGCCCAGCGGCACGCGGGCGGGCTCACCGGATTCACCGCGCGGATCGTCGACGGGTACCTGGAGCTGGCGGTCGAGGACGGCAGTGAGCACTGCCCCACCGCCCCCGCGCCCCGCCGTCCCGGCACCACGGGCGGATACGGCTGGCCCCTGATACAGCGGCTGGCCCGCACCGTCGACATCGCCCTGACCGCGACCGGCAAGACCATCCGTGTGACACTGCCGCTGTGA
- a CDS encoding ATP-binding protein: protein MTGAQRTPVNKAAEARARVHELLSAHRPRIDELSVIDALLVTSELVTNAQRHGDGLSDFSARIVADRLEVTVADRSRRQPATAAGREKYAVGGYGWPMIQQLTTCVVIIPTPGGKAITVTIPLAFDGASG from the coding sequence GTGACGGGTGCGCAGCGGACCCCGGTGAACAAAGCGGCTGAGGCGCGCGCCCGTGTTCACGAGCTGCTGAGCGCCCACCGCCCGCGGATCGATGAACTCTCCGTCATCGACGCCCTGCTGGTCACCTCGGAATTGGTCACCAACGCCCAGCGTCATGGCGACGGCCTTTCCGATTTCTCCGCCCGGATCGTGGCCGACCGCCTGGAAGTGACCGTCGCCGATCGCAGCCGCCGGCAACCCGCCACCGCCGCCGGTCGCGAGAAATACGCGGTCGGTGGATATGGCTGGCCGATGATTCAGCAACTCACCACCTGCGTCGTCATCATTCCCACCCCGGGTGGTAAAGCCATCACCGTGACCATTCCGCTCGCCTTCGACGGCGCATCCGGCTGA
- a CDS encoding PRC domain containing protein: MSSTVWGYLPDSGYRAGTVLEGYSVEALDGSIGKVDKHSDEVDSAHLVVDTGPWILGRRVVLPAGTVTGIDREEEKVYVGRTRQEIKDAPSFEGDEHAGSADYLHQVGVYFGGFPLV; encoded by the coding sequence ATGAGTTCCACTGTCTGGGGTTACCTTCCCGATTCCGGGTACCGGGCGGGCACGGTCCTCGAGGGATACAGCGTCGAAGCCCTCGACGGAAGCATCGGCAAGGTCGACAAGCATTCCGACGAGGTGGATTCCGCGCACCTCGTCGTCGACACCGGTCCGTGGATCCTCGGACGGCGCGTCGTGCTGCCGGCCGGCACCGTGACCGGTATCGACCGTGAGGAGGAGAAGGTCTACGTCGGCCGCACCCGGCAGGAAATCAAGGACGCGCCCTCCTTCGAAGGGGACGAGCACGCGGGCAGCGCCGACTACCTCCATCAGGTCGGGGTATATTTCGGGGGATTTCCCCTGGTGTGA
- a CDS encoding SAM-dependent methyltransferase: MTQNDEISLAGVSETALWTAQMRAGESRKPHALFSDPWAGRFVAAAGGFHGPPGAGAFQVLLPEWLAVRTRFFDDHLMARAGAGCRQVVLLGAGLDTRALRLDWPAGTRLYEVDLPAVHAFKEAVLADSAPAAAERVAVRADLQGPWSEALIAAGFDPAEPTAWLCEGLLYYLEPEVVAELVATASGLSAPGSSLGAECLNAETAQSSFMRPWLEDMAAAGTPWPWRLRDPENWWGRHGWSADVTDLWSLPYVVERMGAFRNLLQGGEELSMLLVTGMRK, from the coding sequence GTGACTCAGAACGACGAAATCTCTTTGGCCGGCGTCTCCGAAACCGCCCTGTGGACCGCGCAGATGCGGGCCGGTGAATCCCGTAAGCCGCACGCATTGTTCAGCGACCCCTGGGCCGGTCGATTCGTGGCGGCCGCGGGGGGATTTCATGGCCCGCCCGGAGCGGGGGCGTTCCAGGTTCTGCTGCCCGAATGGCTGGCGGTGCGCACCCGCTTCTTCGACGACCACCTCATGGCCCGCGCCGGCGCGGGCTGCCGGCAGGTGGTGCTGCTCGGGGCGGGCCTCGACACCCGGGCCCTGCGGCTCGACTGGCCCGCGGGGACCCGGCTGTACGAAGTGGACCTGCCGGCGGTGCACGCCTTCAAGGAGGCGGTGCTCGCGGACAGCGCTCCCGCGGCGGCCGAGCGCGTCGCCGTCCGGGCCGACCTGCAAGGCCCCTGGTCAGAGGCTCTGATCGCGGCCGGTTTCGATCCGGCCGAACCGACGGCGTGGCTGTGCGAAGGGCTGCTCTACTACCTCGAACCCGAGGTGGTGGCCGAGCTCGTGGCCACCGCGTCCGGGCTGTCGGCTCCGGGCAGCAGCCTGGGCGCCGAATGCCTCAACGCCGAGACCGCCCAGTCCTCGTTCATGCGGCCGTGGCTGGAGGACATGGCCGCGGCGGGGACGCCATGGCCGTGGCGGCTGCGGGATCCGGAGAACTGGTGGGGCCGCCACGGCTGGTCCGCCGACGTGACGGATCTGTGGAGCCTGCCGTATGTGGTGGAGCGGATGGGGGCTTTTCGCAATCTTCTCCAGGGGGGCGAGGAACTCAGCATGCTCCTGGTCACCGGAATGCGGAAGTAA